A stretch of DNA from Tigriopus californicus strain San Diego chromosome 11, Tcal_SD_v2.1, whole genome shotgun sequence:
ACGGATGATGGAATGGCTTGCTTTGTTGGGAAGGGAAGGTTCAATCCCCCGACTCTAGCACCCTAACAACCAGCACATGAAAAAGAATAACAATTTGTTGGATCAATCACGCGACCTTGGTCTACCTCCAGACGGCAGCCCCACTTTAAAATCTGACCTTTACCCAACGAAAGGTTTCATAAACTATTGTCAGGGCCAGAAGTATTGTTTTGGATAGAGCAATAGTTCGTCTAATCAGATGATCTCTTTTAGAGCtctgtttactttttgaaacagaGTCATAagcaaaatcatgaaagaataaaaagaagGCGGTAAACAAACCATTAAAGAAGATTAGACAGTTGCACATGGTTATTTTATAAGTACAACAGCCAAGAGGTTAAGGTGCAACGCGATCAAGGCAAGATACAAGATACTGTCCAGGTGACGTGGCTTCATAACCATATTCCAGAACTTGACCTATTCTACGAAACCATTGAAACAAGTAACATTTCTAACGGCAATTGCGGAAATTGGAAGCCAAAACACAAAAGGGTCAGGTGCACTAGGTTACTAAAGCAACCCTTACCAAAAGCAGCTTGAGTGAAATGGTGAAAATTAAAAGATTTTGTTACAGAACAAGGCAATGCGTTAGTGTTTCAGTAAACCATCAACTGCTTAGTGCTAATAAATGATCCACTTGATATTATGCCCACATGCTGATAcaaggtttgattttttaaaggtGAAGAGATGTGATATTGAAGTGTTgtggaaaaagtgaaacaaaaaggtgatgaaaaaatgatcattttttgcgAACAGCTTTGCCACTTATAGGGATAGAATTTCCAGCCTATTTAGATGAAAGAATGATGTATCTTATTTAGCTTCATATTCAAATAATTTCTGATCCATCGACAAATTAGAGCTGACCGATCTGGTATGGGTTCATCAGGAATTtcggtcaaaaacttgtccaagcctgacaaAATAAATTGTCTTGGACCGCCTGCAAATTACCAGCGAACATTTTGGGAAGCAAATTGCACATTGatggagcccaagaaagaagtgAGATAGACTTCATGGTTCGAAACAATTGCTTCGAGGGTTTGAATGTGTTCTAAAAACACACGTTAAGCTTCTACAGTTACCACAGACGACTCTAAAaaacttgggttgggacaaagctcatggatgtttttgaaagcgttttgaaaatgtacaacaCCACTGTTTAGAATACTGCATCATTCCAAGCTTTCTAGCCTCTCTCAAATCAAGAGCTCTCTGATTCTCTTTATGTTACTAGTAAAACATACTTGTTCTAGCTTTTGCAAATGTACCAAAGTGATTGGAGGCCAAGtaggtgaagcatattcaagatgtagttaaacaatcgacttgtacagagttagccCTGTGATACTATTTTTTGGACTTGAACGTCCAATGTTTCCAACCACGTTTGAAAAGTCTTACTCACGTTCAATTGGTTACACTCATCAATTTGCTAGTGACAAAAtacaaacttgttgaaatggGCAAAGAGCCAAAAAATATTAGGCAAATCAGCCTACATTCCTTTTTCTCacggaaaagaaaataatcgaAGAAGAACGTCAACCTTTTCAGTCCAAACGATGAAAAATAcatatcaacaaagctatgcaaatgatgtgaaaatattggaaaagGCAAATAGATACATTTGCATGTGTTTAACAGCCCTACTAATGATCTTCTCCATGGAAATTAATGCCTTCTTATTTGATTTATTCAACACACTAGCTACACCATACATCACGTTTTTGTTCATCTAATGCAAAGTATAGGGTCTTATTATTGtacgtttcattttttgtactcattggatcacaatgaACCATAGTGACACAGAAAATTATCAAGAGGGAAATGATTTGACAAGAGATGCAAATTGCAGAAGTTGTGGCAGCTTGTAATGTCGCTTAGGCGacccaaaaaaatacataaacATTGTATTTTCCTTTGATACAGCATTCATCTAATTTAACAATTAATTCGTTACTTTTATCATCTCTCAACAACTTTGACAAGTAACGGTTCTTTAGGCGAGGAAAGGGCGGAACTTGGATCAAGGGTAAACTTATCCACGGTCTTGGGGGTAACTACAAATTTGTACTTCCTCAGTACGGCAAAAAGTCCCAGTTTGGCCTCCAAGAGAGCAAATCTCATGCCAATGCAATTCCTGGGTCCTTGACCAAATCCGAGGAAGGCGTACGGATGTCGGTTCGATTTGGCCTCTTTGGTAAACCGTTCAGGGTCGTACTTTTCTGGATCTGGGTAGATGTCGGGATTTGCGTGAATGGCCATGGCATTTATATGAACCTCACTTCCTTTCTTCAGAAGAATATCAGTGCCTGGAATAATATAGTCCTTGGTGCAAGCTCTGGTAATAACCCCAAGAACTGGGTTGAATCTCAAAGTCTCGTGCAAGACCATATCTAGATAAGGTAGACTCTGAATCTGATTGTAGTCAGGGTGACCGCTTCCGCTCTCCATTTCTCCCACGCACTCCATAATTTCTTGGTACAACTTTTCTTGgatgtcttcatttttggccaagaagtaACTAGTGACTGCCATTGTTTGAGCTGTAGTATCATATCCAGCTACCAAAATGACCAAGGCTGTGGCCACCATCGTGATCTCATCAACTTGCTTATGCACCACTTTGTGGTTCAATTTGGCATCCTTGTCAAATCGACCATCCTCTTCTTTGTCCTGTTCAATGGGGATCTCGGCTTTCATGGCGTCAATCATCAAATCCACAAGATCATTTCGTCTCGTTTTGGTCCTCACTCGATGCTCAATGGTTCCCTTAATAATATCATAAAAGAACATGGTGACGCCTTTCTTGCTAATGGGTGTGTCAAACATGTACAAAACGGTTTTTCCACCAGGAATCAACGCCAATAAGATCTTCAACATTTCCAATTTAGAATTCCGGAAAATAGCTTTAGCATTCATGGCAAAGGTCGAATCATCATCTTGGAAGGACTTGGCATTCACACCAAAGGCGCAAGTGGCAATGGTATCCATGCTGAACTTTCcgaatttttctttcaattcgaATGTTTTTCCACTCTTGGCTTCTTCACCCACACTCTTGACGAGGTCATNNNNNNNNNNNNNNNNNNNNNNNNNNNNNNNNNNTGGCCATCTCCGGGTCACACACGACCATATTTGGTACTCCAAACATGTAATTACCGTAGAACTTTGGGAACCCAAGATCAATGGCTTGATTCCTGGCCATTTCattaaaattagttttttgtCTAAATGAATTCCAAGTGAGCATTACTGAAGATCCAAATGGAAACTCGGGCGGAGTGAATGGTACGTTGTGGTCTTTCCAAAAGGTCCATTGTCGTCTTAGCTTTACATAGAAAAAACCAATGATGCACAGAATTCCGATGATGATCTCCAGTATCATTTTCAGGGGGGTTTTGAACTGCTTCTTGTAGCTGTTTCTTGCAGACTGCCCGGCAAATTATTTTCGAATCGCTTTTGCTGGGTCGACCTCTCTTTAGCAGTAATTTAGAGCGCGCTTGTGGCCTTGAAAAACGTTCACGGTAGTCGTCTGGAATCTATCCAAGAATATGAACAAGGTGCGCCAAGGAAGGTTGCGTTTTAATGGCGGAAGTATTGCGTACGTAAAACTGGACCACTTCGTGTTGTTCTTGGTGTGTCAGTTTTTGCCCTCTTGTTTAAACTAGGGCTCCCTagttctactagagagccctgGTTTGAATATATCTGGCGTTGTTTGATTCTGTCTGGcggggagatttttctttggcGGGGAAGATGAATTTGGCCGTTTTCTGGCGTGTTTGAACTTTGGGTGGCGgggaaattttcaacattgaaggATAGGCTGATTTGGGTGGGTTGCTGGCGTTTTGACTGACTAGGCGTTTTTTGACCCACATATCAAGAAAATTGGCAGATTTTTCCTCAGCCTGGAGGATGCTTTGCAAGAATGCAAATAGTGCCTCGGCAATTTTATCTCAtcgcactttcagtttcatacttcagagcaattgattaatgtactgcacacttttgggcacaaactgtcgcgtttgaattgtgaatcatgcatcACTTGTATTATCATCAATTCCTTTCTCTAGAAATAACATAGCTATGTGTTTAGTGCAGATAGAGTACTCTGCGTTCCTTCGAAGGAAGAAGACGTCTGAAAAGCTGCTCTTCGAATACGTATTGGTTTTGTTGTCATTACGGGAAGAACCTCGTGATGAGCCCCCATATAGGGACTGTCAGGTTTCGGGCTCCGTTGGGATGAGAAACTGAGAATGCATCAAAGACCAGCTCTGCATCTATTGCTAAAAGAAAATTTCCTGCTCTCGTCCTGGATTTTGCATGCGAAGAGGATGGGTTACATCTCTCCACTACTATGCTAAGGAGATCGTATATGGATATGATTTTGACGTACAAGATCATAACGAAGAAGATAGCCTTCGCACCATTGAGCCTAgtggaagatttttttcaagcagaagaaaaaagaggacATCCAATAACCAGGGGTAGtaacatggaaaaagtgaagtAAGTGTTTGCTCGAACTCGCGTTCGCTACCACTCCTTCTTTCTGCGGTCAGCTCGACGGTGGAACGAGTTGCCCTTGGATGTGCGAAAAGCTCAAACCGTGAACACTTTCAAGAAAAGCTTTGTGCAATATGCCTTTAGTGACAACAAGAGTTAAAAACCAAGTCTGTTTCTTCACTGAAACTCGCTtcccctttttttcctctttttattGCGGTGCCTTTTCTCTTAGTTTTCGTTCGGCTTTTTTCCCGTTACTCTATTTCATCCAATTTGATGCT
This window harbors:
- the LOC131890010 gene encoding probable cytochrome P450 6a14 (The sequence of the model RefSeq protein was modified relative to this genomic sequence to represent the inferred CDS: added 216 bases not found in genome assembly) encodes the protein MILEIIIGILCIIGFFYVKLRRQWTFWKDHNVPFTPPEFPFGSSVMLTWNSFRQKTNFNEMARNQAIDLGFPKFYGNYMFGVPNMVVCDPEMAKQIMVKDFDHFVDRQGEDFTKLLAGGHFVDKLWSKQMTSLPGDQWKNTRATFTPIFTAGKLKGMIKFIYEVTNDLVKSVGEEAKSGKTFELKEKFGKFSMDTIATCAFGVNAKSFQDDDSTFAMNAKAIFRNSKLEMLKILLALIPGGKTVLYMFDTPISKKGVTMFFYDIIKGTIEHRVRTKTRRNDLVDLMIDAMKAEIPIEQDKEEDGRFDKDAKLNHKVVHKQVDEITMVATALVILVAGYDTTAQTMAVTSYFLAKNEDIQEKLYQEIMECVGEMESGSGHPDYNQIQSLPYLDMVLHETLRFNPVLGVITRACTKDYIIPGTDILLKKGSEVHINAMAIHANPDIYPDPEKYDPERFTKEAKSNRHPYAFLGFGQGPRNCIGMRFALLEAKLGLFAVLRKYKFVVTPKTVDKFTLDPSSALSSPKEPLLVKVVER